DNA from Daucus carota subsp. sativus chromosome 1, DH1 v3.0, whole genome shotgun sequence:
GTTCTATAGTTATAGTTATTTGTTTATACAAAAAAGCtggtcttttttttttctttaatcctAACCCTAAAAAACCAACGAGTCGCACACTAAGCATAGCGATTATTTCAAAAGGTCAATCGAATTTTTATTGAACCTCATAGAATTAGAATAGTTCattttggttttgttttgattgaacataaaaaagtaactattttttttgttctagtACTGGATCGAAGGGAAAGACAAGTAAAGTTTTATTATTCCCCGTCTAAAAATATCCAAATTTTAATGCCTAAAACTCCATATATAGTTCGAACTGTATAAGAACAATAATCTATTTTAGCTCGAATGGTTTGAAGGGGAACCCTGCCCTCTCTGATCCATTCGACACGCGCAATTTCTTTTCCGTCGATACGTCCTGAAATTTGTACTTGAATTCCTTTTGTATCTGCTTGTTCAGTTAATTCAATAGCCTTTTTCATTGCTTTTCGAAAAGAAACTCTATTCTTTAATTGGCCGGCTATAAATTCTGCAAGAATATTAGGGCTTCCGTAAGGTTTTGCAATTCTTGTGATAGTAATGTTAAGTTTTCGGTTGACACAATTaaattctttttgtaaattcaTCTGCAATTTTTCGATTCCTCCCGGTCGATTTTCTATTAATAACTTTGGGAATCCCATATAGATAATGACCTGGATCAGATCGATTCGTTTGTGAATTTCTATACGTGCAATTCCCTCGACGCCAGAggaaattttcagatttttttgtaCATAATTCTTAATAAAATCTCTTATTTTTTGATCTTCTTGTAGACCTTCGGAATAATTTTTTGGTTGTGTAAACCAAAGGGAATGATGACTTTGGGTTGTACCAAGTCTGAAACCAAGTGGATTTATTTTTTGTCCCATATCCCCCCATTAGTATACATATCATGATATGACATAGCTGTATACTTCTTTTTTGATTGAAGTTTTTTTGAGCATCTGAAAGAGTCTATAAAGTCTACCCCTAGATATTGATATTCATCTAATGATATATCTTTCACTACAATAGCTATATGGCAAGTAGGTCTTTTTATCGTAAAACTACGCCCTCGAGCTCGAGGTTTTAATTTTTTCGTGGCAGTACCCTCGCTGACTTCAGCtttactaataactaaattggATTCGTTGGAATCCATATTGTAATTAGCATTTGCTGCTGCAGAGTAAACCAATTTCAAAATGGGATAACATGCGCGATAAGGCATGAGTTCTAGTATCATAAGTGTTTCTTCGTATGACCGTCCACGAATTTGATCAACCACTCTTCTTGCTTTGTGAGCAGACATAGATATATGTTGACCTAAAGCGTATACTTCGGTTTTTATCTTCGTTAACTTCTTTAACATAAATAGAAAAATTGCCTCCTACTAATGAATTATAagcatatatctttttttttactttcttttcttAACGACGAGATCTATTATCGCTTTTTGCGTGTCCTCGGAAATTTAAAGTAGGTGCAAATTCTCCCAATTTGTGGCCTACCATACGATCGGTTATATAAATAGGTAAATGTTCCTTTCCATTATGGATAGCAATGGTATGGCCGATCATTGTGGGTATAATGGTAGATGCCCGAGACcaagttattattatttctttttctgCTTTTGTGTTAAGGTTAtcaatttttcttaataaacgATTTGCTACAAAAGGGTTTTTTTTTAGTGAACGTGTCACAGCTTactcctatttttttttttttttttgtaaaaaagaagaaataaattctATTTTCTCTCCTATTTACTACGGCGACGAAGAATCAAATTATCACTATATTTATTCCTTTTTCTACTTCTTCTCCCAAGTGCAGGATAACCCCAAGGGGTTGTGGGTTTTTTTCTCCCAATTGGGGCCCTACCTTCACCACCCCCGTGTGGATGGTCTACAGGATTCATAACGACTCCTCTTACTACAGGACGCTTACCTAGCCAACGCTTAGATCCGGCTCTACCCAAACTTTTCTGGTTCACCCCAACATTCCCCACTTGTCCGACCGTTGCTGAGCAGTTTTTGGATATCAAACGGACCTCCCCAGAAGGTAATTTTAATGTGGCCGATTTCCCCTCTTTTGCAATCAGTTTCGCTACAGCACCCGCTGCTCTAGCTAATTGTCCACCCCTTCCACGTGTGATTTCTATGTTATGTATGGCCGTGCCTAAGGGCATATCGGTTGAAGTAGATTCTTCTTTTTGATCAATCAAAACCCCTTCCCAAACTGTACAAGCTTCTTCCAAAGCATACGGCTTTCTGGATGTAGATGATATCTATACAGATGGATCTTATATATCCTACAATGAAGTACCACACGGGTGGATATCCAAATCTGCCGAATCACTCATGTTATGATCTTCTACATCCTAGGTCTTCCCATTCCGTCATCTGGCTTATGTTCTTCATGTAGCATTCAGACCGAATGAATCTATGAAATTACGTTGATACTTCCACATATTATGGGTAACGTAGGAGACATCTCTATTTTCCCCCGGGGAATCTTTAGAATTACCACTGCTTAGCTTTCAATTTGCCTCTGACCATCAAATGAAATGTGAATAACCCGTCCTCTTCTTTTTTAAAGAAGAAGCGCTTCCGGTTCTGTCGGTGCTTGAAACAATTGTGTCTTCTCCATATTACTATATCTCTAGAgtcaataattttatatgagGAACTACTGAACTCAATCACTTGCTGCCGTTACTCTTCAGTTTTCTGTTGAGGTCTATCCTGTAGAGGTACTCAAATTGGATCAGTGATCGATTTCTAGGTTTCGTCGTAAACCTAATTGGTTACTTCCAATTACGTATATCAATAGTTCAAACCGCACTCAAAGGTAGGGCATTTCCCATTTTTATAGGAACTTCTGTACCAGAAACAATGGTATCTCCAATTATAGCCCCTCTGGGATGTAAAATATATCTCTTCTCACCATCCCCATAGTGTATGAGACAGATGTATGCATTTCGATTAGGGTCGTATTCTATGGTTACGATTCTACCATATATGTCTTTTTCATTCCGTCGAAAATCTATTTTACGGTATAGACGCTTATGACCTCCCCCTCTATGCCCTGCGGTAATGATTCCTCTGGCATTACGACCTTTCCCACAACGATGCTGTCCATAGATCAAATTATTTCGTGGATTGGATTTCACTCGACTGTCTACGGTTCGATTGCGTGTGCTCGGGGTAGAAGTTTTGTATAAATGTATCGCCATGCTATTAAGTATTTTGATTTAAGTTCTTTTCTTTCTAAGAGGTGGAATAGAATAACCCGGTTGAAGCGTAATGATCATACGTCTGTAATGCATTGTCTGTCCCATAATAGGTCCCATTCTTCTACCCTTTCCCGGAAGTCGATGACTATTCATAGCTATTACCTTGACACCAAAGAAGAGTTCGACCCAATGCTTTATTTCTGTCCTAGTTGATCCTGATTCGACATtagaagtatattgatttttccCCAATAACCGAATACTTTTGTCTGTAAATACTGCATATTTGATTCCatccataaatatattttcttcccTATGAGTTCTAGTCTCAATAAGAATGCTAGTTCTTACTGTTCATATATTATGATATGAATATACCACACTAATTCGTTATGTATGGATGATGAGATTCCATTGATACAGAGCCAATTCCAATAGACTTATTGGAGGGTCCCATTGGCGTGCATCCAGTAGGAATTGAACCTACGAATTCGCCAATTATGAGTTGGGCGCTTTAACCATTCAGCCATGGATGCTTAGCGGGGATCCTCGTACATGGTGAATAACCAAATTCCAATTGAAACGAAATCTTTAGAATAAATCAATGCAATTTAGGAGGAATCAATGAAAGGACATCAattcaaattctggattttcgaATTAAGAGAGAtattgagagag
Protein-coding regions in this window:
- the LOC135151333 gene encoding large ribosomal subunit protein uL2cy-like: MAIHLYKTSTPSTRNRTVDSRVKSNPRNNLIYGQHRCGKGRNARGIITAGHRGGGHKRLYRKIDFRRNEKDIYGRIVTIEYDPNRNAYICLIHYGDGEKRYILHPRGAIIGDTIVSGTEVPIKMGNALPLSAISSTSRKPYALEEACTVWEGVLIDQKEESTSTDMPLGTAIHNIEITRGRGGQLARAAGAVAKLIAKEGKSATLKLPSGEALEPAWITSRQIEAGRRAMTRNARRGGKIWTLLNVADNSGARELMCIRIIGASNRRYAHIGDVIVAVIKEAVPNMPLARSEVVRAVIVRTCKELKRDNGMIIRYDDNAAVVIDQEGNPKGTRIFGAIARELRQLNFTKIVSLAPEVL